GGCTTCGGTGAATTGTCCTGGCTTTGAAGCACAAAGCAGTACCAAGTCGAAGTGCGTGTGATCGTCGGCAACCTCAGCCGGGTGCCAGCGAACGGTGGCATACTTGCCGAGCGTCGGCAACAAACACGAGAACTCCGCGGCCTGGAGATCGCCCAGAATCAGCACTTCAATGGCCGGTTCGTTACCCACTTACAATTCGTCCTCACGATCGCGAATCAACTGAAGAACGTCGTCACCATGATCGGCTTCACGGATCGCGCTGAGCAATTTGTTGTCGTTGATAATACGGCTCAGGCGAGCAAGGGTGCGCAGGTGGGATGGATCGTCGATCGAGCAGATCAGGAAGAAGACATCGGTCAAAATCCCGCGGCTGCCGCCAAAGGGAATGCCTTGGTAAGTGCGTCCCATTGCCAGAAAGCCTTCAGCCAGGATCGTCGGCATGGGGCGACGAGGGTGAAGCAGTGCCACACCGTTGTCGAGGGCTGTAGAGTGCATGTTTTCGCGCGTGAGGACCGCTTCAATCATTTGCGGTGCATCCCACAGATAGCCCGCCGCAGTCCCCAGTTCGCAGATCTCGGTCACGACCTTCCGCGGTGAACGGCTGGTCAACGGGATCTTGATGGTGTTCTCGTGCAGCATGTCACCGATCACAACCGGCTCTTCATGCTTGCCGTGCCGATCGAGCACGCCTTCGACCCGCACAAGCTCTTGTTCGTCAAACACGCCGATGCGATGTTCGAGCCAGTGATGGATTTCGGCCCTAGAAAACTTCCATTTGCCGGCGACCTTGCGGCCGGGAATATCATCGCGCCCCGCGAGCTTCTCGACCTGCGACGGGTTCAAATGAAGATAGGCGGCGAGTTCATCGAGATCGAAATCTTGGGAAGGCATAGTGTTAAATGACTGGCAGTGTGCTAGCTGGCGATTGGGTTGATTCAAACTTCTCGGACATGGGAGAGGGTATCGGGGAAGGAAATTCTCTGGAATTTGTTTTAGCAATTCAGGCTTGGCGTTACCTGTCTTGGCGAGCTAGGGAACCTGGGTATGAGCCCGTTTCACTTCGCTGAAAACTGATTCCTGAAAACTTACAACGACTCTTCTCGCAATTCCTCGCATCTGCGAGCAATTGCGGCGAGCGTGTCGGCAAAGTCGGGTTGACTCTTGAGCGGAAATGGAAAACATTAGCCACAGCGTCGAGCGACCGTCTTATTTTAGGCATGTCCTTGGTCAGGAAGAACCAGGACGAGTCGTTTGCGTAAGAACTTCGGATGGATTCGAGGTTTTTCTCCCTTCTGAATCGAGCAATTACTGGCAAGGAGGCCAACGATGTCGCAATCGATTACTTCCCGTGTGGGAGTCTCGCTCCGAAATCTACTGCCGGAAGCCAAGTTCATCGGCGCTCGCGACATTCTTGTTCAAGCTTGCTGTGCTCGACCGGAACATGTTCTCCCTGGCGAAGTCTTTGTCGCGATCTGTGATGATAGCGAAGATGGACACGACCAGGTCGAAGACGCCATCGAGCGTGGAGCCGCGGCGGTTGTTTCCGAGAAGCCACTCCCCGTTAGCGTGCCGGTGTGTGTGGTCTCGGACAGCCGCGAAGCTTATGGTCAATTGTGCCATGCGTTGGCCGATCAGCCGACCAATCGAATCAAAGTGATCGGGGTCACCGGCACCAACGGCAAGACGACGACCTGCTTGTTGATCAAAGCCATTCTGGAAAAAGCCGGAGCCAAGGTAGGCAGTTTGACGAGCCTCGGCTTCGATAACGGTTATGACGAACAATCGTGGAGCCACCCAACGCCCAACCCGGCGATCATGGCCGATATGCTCTCGCGGATGCAGTACAACGGTTGCACCCATGCCGTGATCGAAGCTTCCAGCGAAGGCTTGGTTAAGCAGCACTTGGCCGGCGTTCAGCTCGACGTCGCCGCGTTCACCAACATTCGTCAGAATCACATCGAACTACATGGCTCGGCCCGCAATTACTACCGCGCAAAGAAGAAGCTGCTGAAATACCTTCGCGAGACCGGTGTGGCGATCTTCAACGGCGACGACTCTAATTGTGTTCGTCTGCTCAACAAGGCCGAAGTCCCTTCCCTCTCGATCGCTATGCATGGGGTCGGCGAGATCACAGCGACGGTCATTGAGCGTCACAAGAGCGAACAAACCTTCCTGCTAACCGCCGGCAGCCAGTCGGTTCCGGTTTGCACCCGGATGATCGGCGATCACCACGTTTACAACTGCTTGGTCGCTGCGGCGGTCTGCCTGGTTTACGGGGTCGATCTGAAGACCGTCGTTCGTGGATTGGAGTCGGTCGAAACGCTTCCAGGCCGGATGCAGCGAATTGAATGTGGCCAATCGTTCGGTGTTTTCGTCGATCAGGCTCACACCCATGACGGTCTTGCCGTCGCGTTGAAGACCCTTCGCCGCGTTACTCCTGGCCGCTTGATCTGCGTGCTGGGAGCCAACGAACTAAGCGACCGGATCAATCGTCCACTGCTGGGCCGTGTTGCCGAACGAGGAAGCGACGTCTCGCTGATTACGCTGAGCAGCGTTTACGGAAGGACCAATAGCGAAGTCGTGCACGATATCGTCGACGGCTTTGGTCGACCTGCCAAGGCACACGTGATTCCGAACCGGAAAGAGGCGATTCGCTACGCGTTCAGCCAGGCCGAAATCGGCGACACGGTGGTCATCACCGGTCAAACGACCGAACGCCTGGTCAGCGACAGCGTCGAACAAACCGACCCGCGCGATTGCGACGTGGCCCGCGAGCTTCTCTACGAAATGGTTTATGAAGAAGACGAAATGGTAGCCGAAGCGAAGGTGATCGCGTTTCCGGGAAGTCGAGTTTAAGAGCGTCGTCTTCCAGTGATCCTCAGTGCGAGGGCATTGGAAACGAACGCCCGTTTCCCAGCAATCGCCTGTATCCTCGCCCTTCCCAAGGGAGAGGGCTAGGGTGAGGGTTGTGAGAGACGTCTAGCTGGTTCGTTCTTCACCCTCTCCCCAAAGGAGCGAGGGAACCAGATGCTGATAACCGCACCTGGAACCTTCTCACGAAATCCACACCTTCCCGCTTGGCTCTTTTTGCGATACGCTTACGGTGTAAGCCGTAACCCAACCCCATTTCGCACAGACCGATTTTCTCTTGATCGTCGTTCGTACATTCTCCAACAGCGATCCTCCCAAACTGGTGGAACTTTGGAATCACCAGCCTGTGGCTCGGGGACTTGCTCAGCCGATGACTGTCGCGTTGTTGGAAGCTCAGGTGTTCGCCAAGCCCTACTTCCAGCCGCAAAACCTGTTGGTAGCCGAGGAAGACGGGAAAATCGTGGGCATGGCGCACTTAGTGCCCGATGGACCGCTGGTTGCCTCGGAAGCACGTGGCGAAACGGCGAACGTGCCCATTGTTATCGCGGCCAATGTCGACAACGCGGCGGAAATTGAAGATGTTCTGTTCCAGGCGGTCGAATCACGGGTACGCGACTCGGAAGCAAAGGTGCTGCTGCTGGGTGGTACCTCGGAACCTGGACCGTTCTATTTCGGTTTGGCGAAAGTCAGCTGTAACCGCGGTGCGCTGGTTTCTGATCCGCGTATGATGAACCTCGCCGAGCGGAACGAACTGTCACCGTCGACCGCTTGGCGCGTCTACTCGCGCGCTCTGCGAGGCTTCCGTCCTCCGGTCGATCGAACGCAGATCTCGGCTCGCCGCTCGCTGAATGTGCTTCGAGACGATGATCCGCCGTTTGGATCATACCGCGAAGCATGTATCTTCATGCATCAACATCGTACCCGTTACACGTTGGTCCAAAAGCAAGATGGTGCCGAGCTGGCCCGCTTGGAAGTCGTCGAGCTGGAAGCATTCAGTCACCTGCGCGGTGTGCGGATGAGCGGGATTGTCGATCTCGAGCCGCTGGCGTCTTGTACCCAGATCCACGCTCAGTTCTTCCTGGCTGAAACGCTCCGACAAATGGGCGAAGGGGGAACGGCCGTCGTCGAAACGCAGGTCAACAGCAGCAACGATATGCTCACAGGCGTCGTTGAAAAGCTTGGCTTCGAAGCTTATGACGAAGTCCGTATGATGGCCAAATTGCTCGACTAACAGCCTGTCGAATTTCTCAGATCGGCTACCTAATTGAGAGTGCTAGGTTGGCCTATTCTAATTAGCTCGCTCGGTCGATGCTTCCGAAAAGCGAGCTTCCCGCGGATCGAGTTCATGCCCGCTACGCTTGGTCAGCACGCCGTATAGTTCAGGGCGTCGTCCCCGAATCCATCGCCGGCCAGTGCATTTATCGAGCATACTCAAGTCCAAGTCGGCCACAACCATCGCGTCTTCTGGCTCAGCGACCTCGGCGAGGATGCGTCCATAGCAATCGAGAATCATGGCATTGCCCGTCCGGACTTCATCGTCATCGCGTCCGATTCCATTGCTGAAAAGCAAAAACATTCCGTTATCGTGTGCGCGTGCCGGTAGCCAGCGCAGTAGCCATTCGCGTCCCTTCGGGCCGTTCACTTCCGTACGCAACAAATCAGGGTTCACGGCCCGCTGGTCCCAGACCTGCGGATCAATGCGTCCCATCGCGTACGGACTGCGCGAAGCGGTTCCACCCGTTTGATGCGGAGCCAGTAAGATGTCGGCTCCCAGCAGCGCAGTGGCTCGGGCGTTCTCGACCAGGTTGTTATCCCAACAGATCAAGACACCTAACTTGCAGCCGAGCGGCGAATCGAAAACCGTGTACGAATCGCCACTGCTAAAGTGCGGGCTGATGAAGCAGTGGAGCTTGCGATGGTGATACACTGCGCCGTCCGGCAGAGCCACAACATACGTGTTGTAGATTTGCCCATCACCGGCTCTTTCAATCAGCCCTGCCCCGACAATCAAATCAAACTTTGCGGCAAGCTCGACAAGCGACTTGGTCGACGATCCATCCGGTACGGGCTCTGCCAATGTGTCCACTTCATCCCGATCGAGATTCCGCACATGCCAATAGCCGGTCAAGCACATCTCAGGAAAGCAAATCACCTGCACGCTTTGCTCGGCAGCTTGCTGGCAGAAACGTTCGACCTGGGACAAGTTATAACGCTTGTCGCCAGGACGATGTTGAAACTGAACCGTCGCGGAACGAATCATGAGGAGCTCTCTTCTTCAGGCGGGCGGGAGGTCTTAGCCACAGAGGGAGAAAGGCAATTATCGGATATATCCTAGACCAACAACGTGTGCCCCGGGTGAGCGGGTCGCCCGGACAGGATGCTTAGGGCACACAAAGTTCTCAATTCATCAATCTCGTCCCTCGGTATTTCTGTGGCTTCCGATCTTCTCCTCTTTTGTAGGTCAAAGCACTACGGTTGTGCCGGCTGGCCTGGTTGGATCTTGAGGAGATGCTGGGTGAGCTTTTCTTCCGCATCGGGAATCTTGGTGCGAATCTGAAGCGGGATCGGATCGACGATCTTTCGCTCGCGTCTCGCCACCAGATAATCGCGGACGATCGTCGTACGTTGGTTTTGCATCAGGAAGTGAATCCACAGCCACGACTCAGCGTAATCGGTTCCGCTCATCTGCTCGGGACGTGAGATCGTTGCCAGGCGTTCCAGATTGGGCTGCCATTTATAGTTTTTCAGGCCGTCGTTCAACCACGGAAGATGTTCGCGATTCATTCGGCCCCGCACGCCGACAACCTCGTAATACTCGGCCAGTCCTTCATCCAGCCAAAGCGGAAGCGTACCGACCGAAGAGTTCAAGTAAGCGTGCGTCAGCTCGTGACGAAGGTCGGAAAGGATGCTATCCGACCAAATCGCATAGACGTAATACTGCCCCCCTTCCACAACAAACAACGCCCGCCGTCCGTTAAGTTGGGGAAAGTGTCTGCGTGTGAACTGAGCGAACGCGGTGGGATCGCGAAAGATCCGTACGTTGATATTCTGGTTCGAGAAAGGAATCCCCAGATCATCCCGGAGTTCCATCTTCAAGTTGCGGATTTCCTGCAGCACCTGACTATCGTCTTGCAGATCAAAATCCGATTCGATGTTCAATGGAACGTCGTCGACAAACGTGGTCGGCATCGGAGCCAACTGGTTACTCCACATCGTGCAGCCAAGCGCGGACATGCAAACCAGCCCCAACAGGAGCGTTACGCAAGCGGTAGGCGATTTGTGGAGAAAGGCCATCCGTGGTCCTTTGCAGCGGCAGGTGGGATCAGCCGACGGTTTGGGCGGAAATCAGTTGGTCGAGTTCATCCTTGAGACGAACCAGCACTTCGTCGTAGTCGAAGGCGCCCAGTGGTTCGCCTCCTCGTTTCAAGTTCACGAAGTTCGGGCCACACCACAAACCGAGATCGGCGTCGTCGGTCTCGCCGGGGCCGTTCACGCGGCAGCCCATGACGGCGATTGTAATCTTGTGGTCCTTGGCGTACTCCGTCAGCTCTTTCACTTTCGCGGCCAGGTCAACGAACGCTTCGTTCTCGACGCGCGAGCAGCTCGGGCAGCTGATGATGTTCAGCGTTTGCAAACCGTAATCGAGAACCGTTCGCAGGCGGCCTGCTTTGATGTCGGCCAAAATCTTGCGACCGGCTTCGATTTCCTCCCCCTTACGCGAGTTAGGAACCGTGAGCGAGACTCGCAGCGTATCGCCAATGCCGTTACCGATCAGCTGTTCAAAGGCGATTCGCGTTTTGATCACGCCATCGGGCGGCATGCCGGCTTCGGTCACCCCTAAGTGCAGCGGAACATCGGACCGCTTCTCAGCAAAGCGACGATTCACTTCGATCACCTTTTGCGGATCGCTGTCCTTCAACGAAACACAGTAGCGATCGAAACCGAGGCTATCGACCAGGTCGCAGTGCTCCCAGGCACTTTCCAGCATTGGCGTGATCGAATCTTCTTTGTCGTACTGGGCCAACTTGGCGGGATCGACACTGCCACAGTTCACACCAATTCGCACGGCGCAGTCGTTGTCCTTGGCCACGCCGATGATGTATTCGACCTTCTCTTGCCACGGCTTCTCGCGTTCGTGGTGATAAAGGTGCCCCGGGTTATAGCGAATCTTGTCGACGTGCGGCGCGACTAGTTCAGCTAAGCGGTAGTTTTCCTGCAAGTCGACCGAGAGATTACCGCTGGTTTGCTTGCGGATTTCGGCCAAAGCCTCCGCATCTTTCTTGCTATCGACCGCAATGCGAATGACATCTGCGCCGGCTTTTTCCAAGTCGGTAACCTGGGCGACGGTGGCGTCGATGTCCTGGGTCTTGGTGGCCGTCATGCTTTGAACGGCGATTTCGTGGCCGGAACCAATAGTCACGCTGCCGATTTTGACGCTGCGTGTCGGATTGCGAACGATTTCCAACGTTGTAAACTCCCGCGGTGGATAGACTTTTGCTCTATTGTCACCAACCGCGGGATATTTGACAACATCACGATTCGAAGCTTTATTCCCTCTTCATTGATTCCGAGCGATAAGAAGTTCGCCCCAGACGTTACTTACCAGGCCAGGAGGAGACGTTCTTAACCACGGATACCACCGATTCGAAACCGACCAACCACGTTTGCCACTGGCATATAGATCCGTAGGCTGGAATGCGCTAACGCTCATTCCAGCCTACATTTCTTGGTTTCCTAACGTGGTCTCTGAGAACGGAAGGCTCTATTTTTCCCGAACGACCTTCGTCAAAGCTTCGACAAAGAAGTATTCGCCAAACATCACCGATTCGTCGACGCCCAGGTCTTTTTCGGTATGGTAGACCCCATGTTTCAGGATGCCTTCCCAGCCTTCGTCGTTGATGGCCAGGTATTCTGGGGTAACCAGGGAATCGAGTGTTGCCAGAGCCGTTTCGCGGTACTTCTTGGCCTTTTCGGGATCGGAAACCTGCTTCGACAAGTCGAGCAAGCCCGAGGCGGCGATCGCACCCGCCGAGGTTTCTTTTTGAGCTCCCCACGGGGCTGGTTGGCTTAAATCGGCGTCGAAGTCCCAGAACGGCACCTTGTCTTCCGGCAAGTTCGCGACCCAGTAGTCGGCATTTCGCTCGGCAACGGCTAGGAACTCAGGGTTATTGGTCAGGGCGAATACCTTGCTGTAACCATAGAGCGACCACGATAACCCGCGGGCCCAGCTACTATCGCCTCGCAGGCCCTGATGGGTGGTTTGCTTAAGAAACTCGCCCGTTTCCAAGTCAAACATCCCTTCGTGAGCGGTCGAACCGTTCTCGCGGACAATCTTGTCACGCGTTGTCCGGCAGTGCGCTTCCGCCTTTCGCATCAGCTCGGCGTCGCCTGTTTCGTTGGCAGCATAAAAGATGATCGGAACATTCATCATGATGTCGATGAACAGCGAGTCATCCGAGACAAAGCTGCGTAGGTACTGTCCCTTTTCCTTGAATCGCATGGCCAGCGTCCGTCCGGCCTGGATCAGCACGTCGTTCAAGTGCTTGTCGCCCGTCAACTGGTACCAGGGCAAGTAGGTGCTTAAGAAGATGAACCCCAAGTCGTGCACGTCGCGGTCATGCTGGCGGTGCTCGAGCAGTTTCGAGTAATGCTCCGCCTTGGCTCGCCAGTCGGCGTCACCGGTCCGCAGATGAAACTGCCACATCATTCCAGCGAAAAAGCCGGCGCACCAGTCGGTCCATAACTCTTTGTCATGACGCCACTTACCACCCTCGGTATAGATAGGGAAGTAATCGGGATGCGCCTGCACGATGTGGGCGACCTGCTTTTCGGCGAACTCAAGGGCGTGGGTATACGAGTCGATGCGTGCGTCAGACATGGTGGCGAAAAACGGTTACGGGGAAAGATGATAGGTCCACTGGATGCGTTGGCCAGGAAGCGACAGAATAGCCTCGTCCTCCGAGCAACGGACGTATCGTACCATAGCGCCCTTGCCCGAAAAGCCATTTTGATTTGGAAGCGAGAAAATTTCGATGTATGACCCGGTCCTTCATATCGTCTTACTGGAACCGGAGATCCCGCCAAACACTGGCAACATCGGCCGAACCTGCGTCGCAACCGGAATCAAACTGTGGCTGGTCGAACCGCTCGGGTTTCAAGTCGACGATACCGCTTTGAAGCGGGCCGGGATGGACTATTGGCAGCATTTGAACTGGGAAGTTGTCCCCGATTGGGATACGCTCACTAAGTCACTTAAAGGGAATCGCTGGTGGTACTTAACGAAGACCGCCAAGACCACCTACACCGACATCGCGTTCGAGAAAGACGACGTCCTGGTTTTCGGTCGCGAGTCCGCTGGCCTGCCGCGCGAGCTGGTGGAAGCGAACGAAAAAACAGCCATCTCGGTACCCATGCGAACCGACGTCCGCAGCTTGAACCTGGCCTCAACCGCATCCGTGGTCGCCTACGAAGCGGTCCGCCAGTTGACCGTCCGCGGCGAATATTCTTTACCCATCGGCGAATCCCCAATCGGGTGAAATGTGCCCGATATGCAATTTCTGTGCTCGTTTCGCATCGCCTGAAGAGGACGAACCACAGATTTCGCCGTTTTTCGAAATCTTCTAATCCGTACCCATCGGTTTCATCCGTGGTTACTCCCTCCCAGCTTCCCACCACGATTGCTATTCCCTGATAGCAGCAAATCTTTCACAATACGCCGCGAAACCTTCGACCCAATTTGGCCACGCATCGCAGGGAGGCGGAATGAGGCCCAAGCTAGTTGCCGACTATTTAGTTTATCTGGCGGTCCGCCTGTTCATTTGCGTGGTCCAAGCGATTCCTCTGTCGGTATGCGATCAGATCTCGAAGTTCCTGGCCTGGCTGGCCAACGACGTCTTCAAAATACGTGGCAAGCTGCTTCAATCGAACCTGCAGCACGCCTTCCCCGAGCTTTCGGCCGAAGAACGTAAGAAGCTGGCCCGCCGCTCGTGGCACCACCTTTGCTTGATGATCTGCGAAATCGCCCATGCTCCGCGGAAGCTGCATACCACCAACTGGCACAAATCGATCCAGATGCATCAGATCGAAATTCAAATCAAGGAAGCCCTCGGTCGCCGGCCGGTCGTCGTGTTGCTGGGGCACTTTGGCAACTTCGAGCTGATGGGTTACTGCACCGGGCTGTTAGGCTTCCCAACCTACACGGTCGCTCGCCCGCTCGACAATCCGTTCCTGCACGATTACCTGGAAGAGTTCCGCAGCGCGACCGGCCAGATCATTCTGCCGAAGCAAGGCAGCGCCCCGTACATTGAAGAAGTGCTGAAACAAAACGGCACCCTGGCCCTGTTGTGCGACCAGAACGCCGGCCCAAAAGGTTGCTGGGTCGAATTCCTCAACCGCCCGGCTTCGTACCACAAGGCGATCAGTGTTTTCTCGATGACCAGCGGCGCCCCGGTCGTGTTCCTTTACATGCGACGCATTGGCGGCCCGATGCAATTTGAAATGGGAGTCGAAGGCATTTACGACCCAGCTCTCTGCGACGAGCCTAAGGGTGTAAAGGAAGTCACCCAGTGGTACAACGACATGCTCGAACGCGTCGTCCGCCGCGACCCGGAACAATATTGGTGGGTCCACAACCGCTGGAAAGACGAACGCCCCGCGAAAAAGAAAAAGCAAACCGAAACGCCCCCCGCCAAGCTGGCCAGCGCCGCATAAGAATTTCAAGTTACATAATCGTGCATCAATTTGCGTCATCACATGTCCATCAGAGAATTAGAGGAGTTCGGTTGGACAACGTATTCTGGCGTAACAAGTGACGCAGATCTCCATGACTTAGCAAATGATCTTGGAAATCCCATTGCTTTATCGGACGGAACGTACTTAAAACGCCTCGAGATCCGTAAGCCACAGCAGGCAAGGACTGGCACCTTCGGCAAAAAGTTTGGAGAGGGCGCTTATCCTCTTCATACTGACACAGCCCATTGGCCGCGCCCGGCGCGACTGATCGTTCTACGTGCAGCGGGAGATCTACGTAGACCAACGGTGATCCATCCATTTAAACGACTCTTTACGCACGCTGACGATATCGTGAGAGAGAGTCTTGGAAAGTCCGTTTGGTATTCAGGGACGACATCCCGAAGGTTTTGCTGTTCCATCCGGTTCAAATGTGACGGTCATATTGGATGTCGCTATGATCCGATATGCATGAAACCAGCAAATAATTCGGCCGCGATTATTAAGCAGTACTTGGATAGTGCGTCTTCTCTTTCCGAAGCTCAACCGTTTCAATGGAAGAAAGGTACTGCGCTTGTACTTTCAAATTGGCACGTGCTTCATGGGCGTGGTAATCGTCCTGAGGCGGAGCTGAGCAGGCAAATATCAAGAATTTATGTGGAATGACGTATGAGTTGGGAACGCGATCCGTTATGGGCCAAAGCAAAGTTGTTTTTTCAACATGCCTTCGATCAACCTCGCGACACGCCTAATTTTGGATTGTGGTGCGCGCTTGGCCTTGAGCTACTTGCACGCGCTGCAATTGCGTCCGTCAGTCCAACGCTTTTAGCTGAACCAGACCGAGATCAAAAACATCTATTGCACGCTCTAAATCGAGGTTCTGAGCGTGTCCCGCGAAAGTCTATTGGAACGGCGCAAGTTCTAACGTTGTGTCAACAATTATTCGTAGATTTCACACCCGAAGACCAAAAGGCAGCAAATGCGTTAATAAGTAGGCGTAACGACGAGCTACATTCTGGCGCAGCGGCATTTGAGGAATACACAACAAACCAATGGATTTCAGGATTTTACAGATGTTGCCGCGCCTTATGTTTGCCGTTAGATGAGTCCCTCGAATCACTCTTTGGTGCCGATGAAGCCACTGTTGCCATTGAAGTCCTTGACCAAACGAGAAAAGAGGTAATACAGCGGGTGAAGAATGCCATCGCTGCCCACCGAAGTGTTTATGAAGGCTATTCAACGGACGAGAAAATGCAGGCAGCTAAGGCATCGGACGAGCTCGCTAAGAAACTAGCATATCAACGTCATCATCGCGTCGTTTGTCCTGCTTGTGAAAACAGTGCAACTGTTCAAGGTACTACTTTCGGTCGAGAAAGTGTAACACAGAATGAGGGAAAGATAGTTGTAAAACAGGCCGTCGTACCGAATGCATTCACTTGTTCTGTCTGCAGGCTGAAATTAAACGGGTATGCAGAGTTGAAGGCCGCTGATTTGGGTGATCAATACACCAGGACAACAACATATGAACCGGACGTATACTACAATTTAATCGACCCTGCTAATACTGATGCGATTAACGAGTTAGTTGCAGACGCACTTTCTAACAACCCAGACATGATAGATGACTATTTATTCATGGATGAGTACGACAATGAATGAATTCAAGTGCTAGGTCTTGCCTGAAGTATTGTGCAAATCAGCTCAATCAACATTCGCAGTTTGGCAACGTCTCACGACGCAAGCTGCCGTGCAAACGCGAGTCCCGCGAAACGTTCCTGTCTACCGCATTCGCAAACTCCTGTGCGTCAAGACGTACCCTATACGACGAAGGCAACGGGATATTGGGAATCGATCGTAATATCGCTGTCTGCTTGATTCCTCTTTCGGCGTTACTGGCCACCGGGTGTTTCCCTAGCTATCCCCCAGGATCCAGCAAATACACCAACAACCTGCTGGTCGACAACGGCATCGTCTACGAGCATGCCGTGTTAACCCAAGTTGCCGCATTGTGTAGTCATGATGTTGCCTATTAGCAGCGGACCAGTGTTTGCTGACTTGGTTTGAATCGGCAGTGGATCGCAGCACCCGCCCCCCCGGTAGATCAACCCAACAAGAAAGTTTCGCGCGGCTTAACCTTCCAGCCTGCAGCAACTTAACGCCACCCCGCCGAAAAAAATCGCTGCGCGGCGTTTAACATTGAAACATTTAGTTGGTAAATCTATTCCCGCCGCAAACGCAACCTGGTCAGGCTTCTGGATCCACCTGACCGATTGTCGGTCGCAGTTGCGGCATGGGGGAAGTCGTTCTGTTCGACTTTCGTGGCGTCTCTGCGCGCCTTGCTTTTGGTTTCTTCACGAGAGGTTTGGATCATGGATCAAGTCACGATCACTGCCGAACATTGGCAAGCAGCACTCGAAGTTCCTAAGGAGGTCGCCCTCGATGCGGCGGCCCCGCTTAACGTGCGCCTGCAGGCAGCCAAGATGGTGCAAGACATGGTGAAGGTGATTCTCAAGCAGACGCTCGACCGCGA
This window of the Blastopirellula marina genome carries:
- a CDS encoding tRNA (cytidine(34)-2'-O)-methyltransferase, producing MYDPVLHIVLLEPEIPPNTGNIGRTCVATGIKLWLVEPLGFQVDDTALKRAGMDYWQHLNWEVVPDWDTLTKSLKGNRWWYLTKTAKTTYTDIAFEKDDVLVFGRESAGLPRELVEANEKTAISVPMRTDVRSLNLASTASVVAYEAVRQLTVRGEYSLPIGESPIG
- a CDS encoding nitrilase family protein, which encodes MIRSATVQFQHRPGDKRYNLSQVERFCQQAAEQSVQVICFPEMCLTGYWHVRNLDRDEVDTLAEPVPDGSSTKSLVELAAKFDLIVGAGLIERAGDGQIYNTYVVALPDGAVYHHRKLHCFISPHFSSGDSYTVFDSPLGCKLGVLICWDNNLVENARATALLGADILLAPHQTGGTASRSPYAMGRIDPQVWDQRAVNPDLLRTEVNGPKGREWLLRWLPARAHDNGMFLLFSNGIGRDDDEVRTGNAMILDCYGRILAEVAEPEDAMVVADLDLSMLDKCTGRRWIRGRRPELYGVLTKRSGHELDPREARFSEASTERAN
- the ispG gene encoding (E)-4-hydroxy-3-methylbut-2-enyl-diphosphate synthase, with protein sequence MEIVRNPTRSVKIGSVTIGSGHEIAVQSMTATKTQDIDATVAQVTDLEKAGADVIRIAVDSKKDAEALAEIRKQTSGNLSVDLQENYRLAELVAPHVDKIRYNPGHLYHHEREKPWQEKVEYIIGVAKDNDCAVRIGVNCGSVDPAKLAQYDKEDSITPMLESAWEHCDLVDSLGFDRYCVSLKDSDPQKVIEVNRRFAEKRSDVPLHLGVTEAGMPPDGVIKTRIAFEQLIGNGIGDTLRVSLTVPNSRKGEEIEAGRKILADIKAGRLRTVLDYGLQTLNIISCPSCSRVENEAFVDLAAKVKELTEYAKDHKITIAVMGCRVNGPGETDDADLGLWCGPNFVNLKRGGEPLGAFDYDEVLVRLKDELDQLISAQTVG
- a CDS encoding GNAT family N-acetyltransferase — its product is MIVVRTFSNSDPPKLVELWNHQPVARGLAQPMTVALLEAQVFAKPYFQPQNLLVAEEDGKIVGMAHLVPDGPLVASEARGETANVPIVIAANVDNAAEIEDVLFQAVESRVRDSEAKVLLLGGTSEPGPFYFGLAKVSCNRGALVSDPRMMNLAERNELSPSTAWRVYSRALRGFRPPVDRTQISARRSLNVLRDDDPPFGSYREACIFMHQHRTRYTLVQKQDGAELARLEVVELEAFSHLRGVRMSGIVDLEPLASCTQIHAQFFLAETLRQMGEGGTAVVETQVNSSNDMLTGVVEKLGFEAYDEVRMMAKLLD
- a CDS encoding Mur ligase family protein, producing MSQSITSRVGVSLRNLLPEAKFIGARDILVQACCARPEHVLPGEVFVAICDDSEDGHDQVEDAIERGAAAVVSEKPLPVSVPVCVVSDSREAYGQLCHALADQPTNRIKVIGVTGTNGKTTTCLLIKAILEKAGAKVGSLTSLGFDNGYDEQSWSHPTPNPAIMADMLSRMQYNGCTHAVIEASSEGLVKQHLAGVQLDVAAFTNIRQNHIELHGSARNYYRAKKKLLKYLRETGVAIFNGDDSNCVRLLNKAEVPSLSIAMHGVGEITATVIERHKSEQTFLLTAGSQSVPVCTRMIGDHHVYNCLVAAAVCLVYGVDLKTVVRGLESVETLPGRMQRIECGQSFGVFVDQAHTHDGLAVALKTLRRVTPGRLICVLGANELSDRINRPLLGRVAERGSDVSLITLSSVYGRTNSEVVHDIVDGFGRPAKAHVIPNRKEAIRYAFSQAEIGDTVVITGQTTERLVSDSVEQTDPRDCDVARELLYEMVYEEDEMVAEAKVIAFPGSRV
- a CDS encoding glycoside hydrolase family 88 protein codes for the protein MSDARIDSYTHALEFAEKQVAHIVQAHPDYFPIYTEGGKWRHDKELWTDWCAGFFAGMMWQFHLRTGDADWRAKAEHYSKLLEHRQHDRDVHDLGFIFLSTYLPWYQLTGDKHLNDVLIQAGRTLAMRFKEKGQYLRSFVSDDSLFIDIMMNVPIIFYAANETGDAELMRKAEAHCRTTRDKIVRENGSTAHEGMFDLETGEFLKQTTHQGLRGDSSWARGLSWSLYGYSKVFALTNNPEFLAVAERNADYWVANLPEDKVPFWDFDADLSQPAPWGAQKETSAGAIAASGLLDLSKQVSDPEKAKKYRETALATLDSLVTPEYLAINDEGWEGILKHGVYHTEKDLGVDESVMFGEYFFVEALTKVVREK
- a CDS encoding PTS sugar transporter subunit IIA, with the protein product MPSQDFDLDELAAYLHLNPSQVEKLAGRDDIPGRKVAGKWKFSRAEIHHWLEHRIGVFDEQELVRVEGVLDRHGKHEEPVVIGDMLHENTIKIPLTSRSPRKVVTEICELGTAAGYLWDAPQMIEAVLTRENMHSTALDNGVALLHPRRPMPTILAEGFLAMGRTYQGIPFGGSRGILTDVFFLICSIDDPSHLRTLARLSRIINDNKLLSAIREADHGDDVLQLIRDREDEL